One genomic window of Bacillus mycoides includes the following:
- a CDS encoding GNAT family N-acetyltransferase, with protein sequence MIELEIRVERLRKEKIEDIVALSSYIGWDYNREEIETILNTGIVYGVVNAKEELIASAAIILYGETLASIGMVIVHPDYKGRGIGKIITDSCVKSVSTQTPIMLIATDEGKSLYEKLGFRAVSYVSKYICNSYNANYHCVGNEEHIVNYEECDLEEIIQIDEDAFGTNREEFLKYRIIQSEQCVVIKDTKQNVLGYGISIQTPENKIIGPVVGKNDAMAMRMVHYLAKGHNGKLRMDVPEGKKDFVKELEINGFQKVNKPPIMMKNSDLLLIRNSELYSIAAQIFG encoded by the coding sequence ATGATTGAATTGGAAATTAGGGTGGAGCGTCTTAGGAAAGAAAAAATAGAGGATATTGTTGCATTATCTTCTTATATTGGATGGGATTATAACAGGGAAGAAATTGAGACGATTTTGAATACGGGTATAGTATATGGTGTGGTAAATGCGAAGGAAGAGCTTATTGCTAGCGCGGCAATTATATTATACGGGGAGACATTAGCGTCTATCGGAATGGTAATTGTACATCCAGATTATAAAGGGAGAGGGATTGGAAAGATAATAACGGATTCATGCGTTAAAAGCGTATCAACTCAAACTCCAATTATGCTTATTGCTACGGATGAGGGGAAGTCCTTATATGAAAAACTAGGGTTCAGAGCTGTTAGTTATGTTTCTAAATACATATGTAACTCGTACAATGCGAATTATCATTGTGTAGGAAATGAAGAGCATATTGTGAATTATGAAGAATGTGATTTAGAAGAAATAATACAAATAGACGAAGATGCATTTGGAACAAATAGAGAAGAGTTTTTAAAGTATCGAATTATACAAAGTGAACAATGTGTCGTTATAAAGGATACAAAACAAAATGTATTAGGATATGGTATAAGTATACAAACGCCAGAAAATAAAATAATAGGACCAGTTGTTGGTAAAAATGATGCGATGGCAATGAGAATGGTACATTATTTAGCAAAAGGGCATAATGGTAAATTAAGAATGGATGTACCAGAGGGAAAGAAAGATTTCGTGAAAGAATTAGAGATTAATGGTTTTCAAAAGGTTAATAAACCACCAATTATGATGAAAAATAGTGATCTATTATTAATAAGGAATAGTGAACTATATAGCATTGCAGCACAAATTTTTGGATAA
- a CDS encoding isochorismatase family protein, translated as MKQALLIIDAQQELIDGNEQENEVFRKTELLATLNTAVQQAIDSKALIVFVRDTDVASGSGVGFEVHNQIQVPQSAILINKAATNSFYGTSLLELLKEEKINHLVIGGCKTEHCIDTAVRTATVQGFDVTLIKNGHSTTDSNVLTAQQIIEHHNKTLHGHYNVDHFSVVRDVEEDIFQPIHDQYRD; from the coding sequence ATGAAACAAGCACTATTAATTATCGATGCTCAGCAAGAACTTATTGATGGAAATGAACAAGAAAATGAAGTTTTTCGTAAAACTGAGCTATTAGCTACACTAAATACAGCTGTACAGCAAGCAATAGATTCAAAAGCCCTTATTGTTTTCGTAAGAGATACTGATGTTGCTTCTGGTAGCGGCGTGGGCTTTGAGGTACATAATCAAATTCAAGTACCTCAGTCTGCAATCCTTATTAATAAAGCGGCAACGAATTCATTCTATGGCACTTCTTTACTTGAACTTTTAAAAGAAGAAAAAATAAATCATCTCGTTATAGGTGGATGTAAAACAGAACATTGTATTGACACTGCCGTTAGAACAGCAACTGTACAAGGCTTTGACGTTACATTAATTAAAAATGGTCATTCCACAACTGATTCTAACGTATTAACTGCACAGCAAATTATCGAACATCATAATAAAACTTTACACGGTCATTATAATGTTGATCATTTTTCCGTTGTTAGAGATGTCGAGGAAGATATCTTTCAACCAATTCATGACCAATATCGCGACTAA
- a CDS encoding DUF6123 family protein, with protein sequence MQTVEDYLSFLHTKGFKLSEEAQGFIMFGQGYTGASDGIVNVAIEATIKHQLQFDGSYFVALLERLKEEEITDKKSAKAFMRKLQA encoded by the coding sequence ATGCAAACAGTAGAAGATTATCTTTCATTCTTACATACGAAAGGATTTAAATTATCAGAGGAAGCACAAGGATTTATTATGTTTGGACAAGGATATACTGGTGCATCTGATGGGATTGTGAACGTAGCAATAGAAGCGACGATTAAACATCAGTTACAGTTTGATGGTAGTTATTTTGTTGCGTTATTAGAACGATTGAAAGAAGAAGAGATTACAGATAAAAAAAGCGCTAAGGCTTTTATGCGGAAGTTACAAGCGTAA
- a CDS encoding DMT family transporter, producing the protein MKKGWIAPLALLFVSFIWGATFVVVQNAMSFVGPFTFNAIRFLFAGIILLFVQIIFSQKTSKQDIKHSSLAGLIVGFFLCVGYLLQTFGLLYTTSSKAGFLTGLSIIMVPILSFIFLKQRATIFIVLGIAVATAGLYLLTAGDSFQLNIGDILVLGCAVAFAAHILVNGFFSKKISPLLLSTSQVLAVGIFSSICAFLFEDWEKLFSVSLWTNHSFLFALFLTSLFATSIAFFIQTSAQKHTSPTRVAIIFAMEPVFAALTGVLVVNEQLSISAIIGCLCIFLGMIFVELPSKTKKEARAA; encoded by the coding sequence GTGAAAAAAGGTTGGATTGCTCCTCTCGCATTATTATTTGTCTCTTTTATTTGGGGAGCTACGTTTGTTGTCGTTCAAAATGCTATGTCTTTTGTTGGACCATTTACTTTTAATGCTATTCGCTTTTTATTCGCTGGAATTATTTTATTATTCGTTCAAATTATTTTCTCTCAAAAAACTTCAAAACAAGATATAAAACATAGCAGTCTTGCTGGGCTAATTGTTGGTTTTTTCTTATGTGTTGGGTATTTATTACAGACATTCGGTTTACTCTATACAACCTCTTCAAAAGCCGGTTTCTTAACAGGACTTAGTATCATTATGGTCCCAATCTTGTCTTTTATCTTTTTAAAACAGCGGGCTACAATTTTCATCGTACTTGGTATTGCTGTAGCAACAGCAGGTTTATATTTATTAACCGCTGGTGATTCTTTTCAATTAAACATTGGAGATATACTCGTTCTCGGTTGCGCAGTCGCTTTCGCTGCCCATATTCTTGTTAACGGTTTCTTTTCTAAGAAAATATCACCTTTATTACTAAGCACTTCTCAAGTATTAGCTGTCGGTATATTTTCTTCTATTTGCGCTTTTTTATTTGAAGATTGGGAAAAATTATTTTCAGTATCACTATGGACAAATCATTCCTTTTTATTCGCTCTATTTCTAACTTCCCTGTTTGCGACATCAATTGCCTTTTTCATTCAAACATCTGCACAAAAACACACTTCTCCAACGAGAGTAGCCATTATTTTCGCAATGGAGCCTGTTTTTGCAGCATTAACAGGCGTTCTAGTAGTAAATGAACAGCTTTCTATTTCTGCTATTATTGGGTGTCTATGTATTTTCCTAGGTATGATTTTTGTTGAATTACCTTCAAAAACAAAAAAAGAAGCGCGGGCTGCGTGA
- a CDS encoding reverse transcriptase-like protein, with translation MIEVYIDGASKGNPGPSGAGVFIKGVQPPVQLSLPLGTMSNHEAEYHALLAALKYCAAHNYSIVSFRTDSQLVERAVEKEYAKNKMFAPLLEEALQYIKNFDLFFIKWIPSSQNKVADELARKAISQN, from the coding sequence TTGATTGAAGTATATATCGATGGTGCATCAAAAGGAAATCCTGGACCTTCTGGTGCCGGGGTTTTTATTAAAGGGGTACAGCCACCTGTACAATTGTCATTACCACTTGGGACAATGTCAAACCATGAAGCAGAATACCACGCTTTACTTGCAGCATTAAAGTATTGCGCAGCGCATAATTATAGCATTGTATCTTTTCGTACAGATTCCCAACTTGTTGAGCGGGCTGTTGAAAAAGAATACGCAAAAAATAAAATGTTTGCACCGCTTCTAGAAGAAGCACTACAGTACATAAAAAATTTCGATCTCTTTTTTATTAAATGGATTCCAAGTAGTCAAAATAAAGTCGCTGATGAATTAGCTAGAAAAGCTATTTCACAAAATTAA
- a CDS encoding aldose 1-epimerase family protein — protein sequence MTATIQNEKVIVSISDKGAELQSVRLKEDNTEYLWQGDSTYWGRRAPILFPIVGRLVDNTYYVEGKPYSLTQHGFARDLSFSVKEQSDTKITYVVTSNEETLQKYPYKFELLISYEVDEQNIHVTYEVNNPSSKEMFFSIGAHPGFNCPLLDGESFADYHLSFNGSERLETSILEGPFLSNKKQLIAENTKKLPLTYDLFKNDALIFENMNTNEISIRSHKHNKFVKVAFDGFPFVGVWTPGDNAPFLCIEPWYGIADEVKQVKDFKEKKGIQSLQANETFTCRYSITIG from the coding sequence ATGACAGCAACAATTCAAAATGAAAAAGTGATCGTTTCCATCTCTGACAAAGGTGCAGAATTACAAAGCGTTCGCTTAAAAGAAGACAACACAGAATATTTATGGCAAGGTGATTCTACTTATTGGGGACGTCGTGCACCAATCTTGTTTCCAATCGTCGGTCGATTAGTAGATAATACATACTACGTAGAAGGTAAACCTTATTCATTAACACAGCATGGTTTTGCTCGTGACCTTTCGTTCTCTGTTAAAGAACAAAGCGACACAAAAATCACTTATGTCGTTACTAGTAATGAAGAAACATTACAAAAATATCCATATAAATTTGAATTACTCATTTCTTATGAAGTAGACGAACAAAATATACATGTTACATATGAAGTAAACAATCCTTCTTCAAAGGAGATGTTCTTCTCAATCGGAGCACACCCTGGATTCAACTGTCCTTTATTAGACGGCGAATCATTTGCAGATTATCATCTATCATTTAACGGATCTGAACGTTTAGAAACTAGCATATTAGAAGGTCCTTTTCTTTCAAATAAAAAGCAACTAATCGCTGAAAATACGAAAAAATTGCCACTTACATATGATTTATTCAAAAATGACGCGCTTATTTTTGAAAATATGAATACGAATGAAATTTCTATTCGCTCACATAAACATAATAAATTTGTAAAAGTAGCATTTGATGGGTTCCCATTTGTCGGCGTATGGACACCAGGAGATAACGCACCTTTCTTATGTATTGAACCTTGGTACGGAATTGCTGATGAAGTAAAACAAGTAAAAGATTTTAAAGAAAAAAAAGGAATTCAATCGTTACAAGCGAATGAAACATTTACATGTCGTTATAGCATTACAATTGGATAA
- a CDS encoding QueT transporter family protein produces MNIRTLVGNGILAALYIAVSMLIQPFGFTNVQFRISEMFNHLVVFNKKAIYGIVLGVFLTNLFFSPMIAYDLVFGVGQSILALLATIISMRFIKGVWARMIFNTVIFTITMFMIAIELHLAFDLPFLLTWLTCAVGEFVVMAIGMPVMYWINKRVQFERFMQ; encoded by the coding sequence ATGAATATAAGAACATTAGTCGGTAATGGTATTTTAGCGGCATTATATATTGCTGTTTCTATGCTTATTCAGCCATTTGGCTTTACGAATGTACAGTTTCGTATTTCAGAGATGTTTAATCATCTCGTTGTATTCAATAAGAAAGCAATTTACGGGATTGTATTAGGTGTATTTTTAACGAATCTCTTTTTCTCACCTATGATCGCTTATGATTTAGTATTTGGAGTAGGGCAATCAATTCTTGCACTACTTGCAACTATTATTTCTATGCGCTTCATTAAAGGTGTTTGGGCTCGTATGATTTTTAATACAGTTATCTTTACAATTACAATGTTTATGATAGCAATTGAACTTCATCTTGCATTTGATCTGCCATTTTTATTGACATGGCTAACTTGTGCAGTTGGTGAATTTGTTGTAATGGCGATCGGTATGCCTGTAATGTACTGGATTAATAAGCGAGTGCAATTTGAAAGATTTATGCAATAG
- a CDS encoding ribonuclease H family protein, translated as MKYKIHWLYKTKRGLQTELTTDYMNIEEVLQFAEDFEKTGRAKELLFFDEMDTEWSLKEMKKLSKQVEEEPQEIQVYFDGGYDVQTKEAGVGICVYYKKGNTNYRIRRNAYIEGIYDNNEAEYAALLYGMNTLEELGIKYEAVTLRGDSQVVLQQLAGEWPCYDEHLNHYLDQIEQKAKQMKLKLVCEPISRKQNKEAHQLAAQALEGTAIDSHKEITE; from the coding sequence ATGAAATATAAAATACATTGGTTGTATAAAACGAAGCGTGGTTTACAAACTGAATTAACAACAGATTATATGAACATAGAAGAAGTGCTTCAATTTGCGGAGGATTTTGAGAAAACAGGAAGGGCGAAAGAACTGCTATTTTTCGATGAAATGGACACGGAATGGTCATTAAAAGAAATGAAAAAACTGAGTAAGCAAGTGGAGGAAGAGCCTCAAGAAATTCAAGTTTATTTTGATGGTGGTTATGATGTACAGACGAAAGAAGCTGGGGTTGGTATATGTGTATACTATAAAAAAGGAAATACAAATTACCGAATTCGTCGCAATGCATACATAGAAGGCATATATGATAATAACGAAGCGGAGTATGCAGCATTATTATACGGGATGAATACACTCGAGGAATTAGGAATTAAATATGAAGCCGTTACACTTCGTGGAGATTCTCAAGTTGTACTGCAGCAATTAGCTGGTGAATGGCCTTGCTATGATGAACATTTAAATCATTACTTAGATCAAATAGAACAAAAAGCGAAGCAAATGAAATTAAAGCTTGTTTGTGAACCGATATCTAGAAAACAAAATAAAGAGGCACATCAATTAGCAGCGCAAGCATTAGAAGGGACAGCAATTGACAGTCATAAAGAAATAACCGAATAG
- a CDS encoding zinc-finger domain-containing protein, protein MNKKQLITEVNDLLETYCEGCFLQNHNRKNHSKYYAHSFCIRQCTVGEKLKKYGEQLS, encoded by the coding sequence GTGAATAAAAAGCAACTCATTACAGAGGTAAATGACTTATTAGAGACGTATTGCGAAGGATGTTTCTTACAGAATCATAATCGGAAAAATCATAGTAAATACTATGCTCATTCTTTTTGTATAAGGCAATGTACGGTTGGAGAGAAGTTGAAAAAGTATGGGGAGCAATTGTCATAA
- a CDS encoding DUF2564 family protein, with translation MGSHVNDFEEVKFRVETAQKMVGSATISMDPDTLEHATTAVESARSQLEIMKSVATDLDEPFLMNEEKKLSKCEHQLHEAKH, from the coding sequence ATGGGGTCACATGTAAATGATTTTGAAGAAGTAAAATTCCGTGTAGAAACTGCACAAAAAATGGTAGGTTCTGCAACAATTTCAATGGATCCAGACACATTAGAGCATGCCACTACTGCAGTAGAATCGGCTCGTTCTCAGCTTGAAATCATGAAATCCGTTGCGACGGATTTAGATGAGCCATTTCTAATGAATGAAGAAAAAAAATTAAGCAAATGCGAGCATCAATTACACGAAGCGAAGCACTAA
- the cspB gene encoding cold shock-like protein CspB, with protein sequence MQGKVKWFNNEKGFGFIEMEGSEDVFVHFSAIQSDGYKALEEGQEVSFDITEGNRGPQAANVAKL encoded by the coding sequence ATGCAAGGAAAAGTAAAATGGTTTAACAATGAAAAAGGTTTTGGATTTATCGAAATGGAAGGCTCTGAAGATGTATTCGTACATTTCTCTGCTATTCAAAGCGACGGCTACAAAGCTTTAGAGGAAGGTCAAGAAGTATCTTTCGACATTACTGAAGGAAACCGTGGACCTCAAGCTGCTAACGTAGCAAAACTTTAA
- a CDS encoding YqcI/YcgG family protein: MDESYLLDNEGMENRVDIPKWVAKEFHNFSSVVLEPTFPCYFGLTALKKNELRYSFLSHNDWGHLPNTMLSFLDLMRERPIVRRGFFLFVEPECEEKSIEYYREYFWKVLQYLHEQDNQLWPKQIPKNPEHYLWEFSFGGEPIFAFGNAPAYKQRKTRHLGNSLVIGFQPRTIFDGLEGDRPKGSYSRQMVRERVEKWDQLPKHPNISHYGDPNHREWKQYFIGDDIEPIKGKCPFQHRVEK, from the coding sequence ATGGATGAGTCTTATTTATTAGATAATGAAGGAATGGAAAATAGAGTCGACATACCGAAGTGGGTTGCAAAAGAATTTCATAATTTTTCGAGTGTCGTGTTAGAACCAACTTTTCCGTGTTATTTCGGTTTAACAGCTTTGAAAAAGAATGAACTTCGTTATTCATTTCTCTCTCATAATGATTGGGGGCATTTACCCAATACAATGTTATCTTTTTTAGATTTAATGAGAGAGCGGCCGATTGTAAGAAGAGGATTTTTTCTTTTTGTGGAACCGGAATGTGAAGAAAAATCAATCGAATATTATCGAGAGTATTTTTGGAAAGTACTACAGTATTTGCATGAACAAGATAATCAATTATGGCCAAAGCAAATCCCGAAAAATCCAGAGCATTATTTATGGGAATTTTCATTTGGTGGTGAACCAATATTTGCATTTGGGAATGCGCCAGCTTATAAACAGCGAAAGACTAGGCATTTAGGAAATTCTCTCGTTATTGGATTCCAGCCACGAACTATTTTCGATGGATTAGAAGGAGATCGTCCTAAAGGATCGTATTCAAGACAAATGGTCCGTGAACGAGTTGAAAAGTGGGATCAGTTGCCGAAGCACCCTAACATTAGTCACTACGGCGATCCTAATCATCGTGAATGGAAACAATATTTCATAGGGGATGATATTGAGCCGATTAAAGGTAAATGTCCTTTTCAACATAGAGTAGAGAAATAA
- a CDS encoding LysE family transporter, whose amino-acid sequence MFGAIIQQIVLGISLAAPVGPINIEMLKRGIERGFWHAWIVGIGGMTADILFMLLIYFGLSSVFMYTYVQAFMYCAGFFLLFYLGFQSVKQGISHSNMEYKQEEIGGLKQSFMAGFFIAISNPLNLVFWFGIYGSTLSSLLTKVTKQEAFLYSLCIIVGIILWNLNIAFSVHFGRTLLKQKALGYITAGAGIILVGYSIHFAYKALQLFI is encoded by the coding sequence ATGTTTGGAGCAATTATACAACAAATAGTATTAGGTATTTCATTAGCTGCGCCTGTAGGTCCGATTAATATTGAAATGTTAAAAAGGGGAATTGAACGTGGATTTTGGCATGCTTGGATTGTTGGAATCGGAGGAATGACTGCTGACATTTTGTTTATGCTTCTTATTTATTTCGGTTTATCTTCTGTGTTTATGTATACATATGTACAAGCTTTTATGTATTGCGCTGGGTTTTTCTTGTTGTTTTATTTAGGGTTTCAAAGTGTAAAACAAGGAATTTCTCACTCTAATATGGAATATAAACAAGAAGAGATAGGTGGACTTAAACAATCTTTTATGGCAGGATTTTTTATCGCGATATCCAATCCATTAAATCTCGTTTTTTGGTTTGGTATATACGGAAGTACACTTAGCTCTTTGCTTACAAAGGTAACGAAACAAGAAGCTTTTTTGTACAGTCTTTGCATTATTGTTGGTATTATTTTGTGGAACTTAAATATTGCTTTTTCTGTACATTTCGGAAGAACTTTATTAAAGCAAAAAGCACTGGGCTATATTACAGCCGGAGCAGGTATTATTTTAGTAGGATATTCTATCCATTTTGCATACAAAGCTTTACAGTTGTTCATATAA
- a CDS encoding sterol desaturase family protein — protein sequence MKRVVKEFFLQHDIVIMYSVLLIFILILKMQFFTWIGMLACVLGIVFYTLNEYMTHRFLFHLKPPKNALLLKMLRRLHYDHHVYPDDLKLLFLPIWFSIPSFTIYLLISYGITKSVTVTLSFGVGMIIMLLVYEWKHYIAHKPIRPFTKFGRWLKKQHILHHYKNEKFWFGVSNPVFDFIFGTLKDGKDVELSETARNLEKETKTEVVR from the coding sequence ATGAAGAGAGTGGTAAAGGAGTTCTTTTTGCAACATGATATTGTTATTATGTATAGTGTTCTATTAATTTTTATCCTTATTTTAAAAATGCAATTTTTTACATGGATCGGTATGTTAGCGTGTGTGTTGGGGATTGTTTTTTATACGCTTAACGAATATATGACACATCGTTTTTTATTCCATTTAAAGCCGCCTAAAAACGCACTTTTATTAAAAATGTTAAGAAGATTACATTATGATCATCACGTCTATCCAGATGATTTGAAACTTTTATTTTTGCCTATATGGTTTAGTATACCTAGCTTTACTATATATTTACTTATATCATATGGTATTACAAAAAGTGTTACTGTTACACTTTCATTTGGAGTCGGAATGATTATCATGCTCCTCGTTTATGAATGGAAACATTATATTGCACATAAGCCGATTCGTCCCTTCACTAAGTTTGGAAGATGGCTAAAAAAACAGCATATATTACACCATTATAAAAATGAAAAGTTTTGGTTTGGTGTTTCAAATCCAGTATTCGATTTTATATTTGGAACGCTTAAAGATGGAAAAGACGTTGAATTAAGCGAAACAGCTCGTAATTTAGAAAAGGAGACAAAGACAGAAGTAGTGCGATAA
- a CDS encoding DUF485 domain-containing protein — translation MKRDDTSARKLQNEVNYTEVVQSEEFQLLLNTKKKFIIPMSIFFLSFFITLPILTSYSKVLNTPVFGDVTWAWVFAFAQFIMTWALCMIYSKKAESFDEISRKILQDMQQGRG, via the coding sequence ATGAAACGAGATGATACGTCAGCACGTAAGTTACAAAATGAGGTGAATTATACAGAAGTTGTTCAGTCGGAAGAGTTTCAATTGTTATTAAATACGAAAAAGAAGTTTATCATTCCGATGAGTATTTTCTTTTTAAGTTTTTTTATTACATTACCTATTTTAACATCGTATTCAAAGGTGCTTAATACACCGGTGTTTGGTGATGTTACATGGGCGTGGGTATTTGCTTTTGCGCAATTTATAATGACATGGGCATTATGTATGATTTATAGCAAAAAAGCAGAATCCTTTGATGAAATCTCGCGAAAAATTCTGCAAGATATGCAACAAGGGAGGGGCTGA
- a CDS encoding solute symporter family protein, producing MNTTAFALFLIIVLGTLVITYFASKKTKNASEFYTAGGGLTGWQNGLAIAGDYMSAASFLGIAGAIALTGFDGFFYSIGFLVAYLVVLYLVAEPLRNLGKYTLADMIAARFDAKKVRGIAALNTMTISIFYMIAQLVGAGALIKLLLGIEYTTSVLIVGTLMTVYVIFGGMTATSWVQIVKAVLLMAGTFIISVIVFSKFNFSVTEMFAQMKTATPLKESFLNPGVKYKDGLDTLSLNLGLVLGTAGLPHILVRFFTVRDAKTARQSVVYATWLIGAFYIMTIFLGFGAAAFVGNEAIIQANPAGNMAAPLLAKALGGDFLFAFVSAIAFATILAVVAGLVLTAASAFAHDFYNEIIRKGKSTEKEQVSMARYASIGVAIVSIILALFAQTLNVAFLVSLAFAVAASANLPVILFTIYWKRFNTTGAICGMIVGLVSAIVLVGLSPNVWNPVVGKAIFVGEAIFPYTTPGIVSIPLGFLAAYLGTVFSSKKEDAAKFDEILVKSNTGHGISDASSH from the coding sequence TTGAATACAACCGCCTTTGCGCTATTTTTAATTATCGTCCTTGGTACACTTGTTATAACTTATTTCGCATCGAAAAAAACGAAAAATGCGAGTGAATTTTATACGGCTGGAGGGGGATTAACTGGTTGGCAAAATGGCCTGGCGATTGCCGGGGATTACATGTCTGCTGCGTCATTTCTTGGCATCGCCGGAGCGATAGCTTTAACAGGATTTGATGGGTTCTTTTATAGTATAGGTTTCTTAGTTGCTTACTTAGTTGTATTATACCTAGTTGCAGAACCGCTTAGAAATTTAGGGAAGTATACGTTAGCGGATATGATTGCGGCGCGTTTTGATGCGAAAAAGGTTCGTGGTATTGCAGCACTTAATACGATGACGATTTCGATTTTTTATATGATTGCACAATTAGTTGGTGCGGGTGCACTTATTAAATTATTATTAGGAATTGAATATACGACATCTGTTTTAATCGTTGGTACACTAATGACAGTTTACGTTATTTTTGGAGGTATGACTGCTACAAGTTGGGTACAAATTGTAAAGGCTGTACTACTTATGGCAGGTACATTTATTATTTCTGTTATCGTTTTCTCCAAATTTAATTTCAGTGTGACAGAAATGTTCGCTCAAATGAAAACAGCTACTCCATTGAAGGAATCGTTTTTAAATCCAGGAGTAAAGTATAAAGATGGTCTGGATACACTTTCTTTAAATTTAGGACTAGTTCTTGGTACGGCAGGATTACCGCATATTCTTGTCCGCTTTTTCACAGTACGTGATGCAAAAACTGCACGTCAATCAGTTGTGTACGCTACGTGGTTAATTGGTGCATTTTATATTATGACGATTTTCTTAGGATTTGGTGCGGCGGCGTTTGTAGGGAATGAGGCAATTATTCAAGCAAATCCAGCCGGTAATATGGCAGCACCTTTATTAGCTAAAGCATTAGGTGGAGATTTCTTATTCGCATTCGTATCGGCGATTGCTTTTGCAACAATTTTAGCTGTAGTAGCAGGTCTTGTATTAACAGCGGCTTCCGCATTTGCTCATGATTTTTATAACGAGATTATTCGCAAAGGAAAATCAACGGAAAAAGAGCAAGTTTCAATGGCTCGTTATGCGTCTATTGGAGTAGCGATAGTATCTATTATACTTGCTTTATTTGCGCAAACATTAAACGTAGCATTTTTAGTATCACTAGCATTTGCAGTTGCAGCGAGTGCAAATTTACCAGTTATATTATTTACAATATATTGGAAGCGTTTTAATACAACGGGTGCAATTTGTGGTATGATTGTTGGTCTTGTATCAGCAATTGTTCTTGTTGGGTTAAGTCCAAACGTTTGGAATCCTGTGGTAGGGAAAGCTATATTTGTTGGAGAGGCGATATTCCCATATACGACACCTGGAATTGTTTCTATTCCGCTTGGATTCCTTGCAGCATATTTAGGAACTGTTTTCTCTAGTAAGAAAGAAGATGCAGCAAAGTTTGATGAAATTCTTGTGAAATCTAATACTGGTCATGGTATTAGTGATGCTTCTTCACATTAA